One Fundidesulfovibrio magnetotacticus genomic window carries:
- the ercA gene encoding alcohol dehydrogenase-like regulatory protein ErcA, translating to MTESPNVGLRKFLAPEFVLGKGAWLLAPRYAENYGVRRPMLVTDSGLIASGWAGKMERALADVGMECVLFQDVTPNPKDHEVMEGARVYAERECDALVALGGGSVLDCAKGIGVVHANGGHILDYEGVDTIPRALPPLLCIPTTSGSSADVSQFAIISDTTRKVKIALVSKMLVPDVSLIDPTPATTMSPALTAETGIDALTHAVEAYVSNASSPVTDLFALESVRLARSSLGLAVREPHNMEARGQMCLASLDAGLAFSNAILGAVHSMAHSLGGSLDLPHGECNAILLGPVIAFNFPSAPQRYREVARAMGCVVDGQPDSRVLAALLDSIRLLRSQTGLTRNLADLGVTRADIPRLASMAMKDPCLLTNPRVPVQADIEAIYEAAL from the coding sequence ATGACCGAGAGCCCCAACGTCGGCCTGCGTAAATTCCTCGCTCCGGAGTTCGTGCTGGGCAAAGGCGCGTGGCTGCTTGCGCCGCGCTATGCAGAGAACTACGGCGTCCGGCGTCCCATGCTGGTCACCGATTCCGGCCTGATCGCATCGGGCTGGGCAGGGAAGATGGAACGCGCCCTCGCCGACGTGGGCATGGAATGCGTGCTCTTCCAGGACGTGACGCCCAACCCCAAAGACCACGAGGTGATGGAGGGCGCGCGCGTCTACGCCGAGCGGGAGTGCGACGCCCTGGTGGCCCTGGGCGGCGGTTCCGTGCTGGACTGCGCCAAGGGCATCGGCGTGGTGCACGCCAACGGCGGCCACATCCTCGATTATGAAGGCGTGGACACCATCCCCCGCGCCCTGCCGCCGCTGCTCTGCATCCCCACCACCTCGGGAAGCTCCGCAGACGTTTCGCAGTTCGCCATCATATCCGACACCACACGCAAGGTGAAGATTGCCCTGGTGAGCAAGATGCTCGTTCCCGACGTCTCGCTCATCGACCCCACGCCGGCCACCACCATGAGCCCCGCGCTCACCGCCGAGACAGGCATCGACGCCCTGACGCACGCCGTGGAGGCCTACGTCTCCAACGCCAGTTCCCCGGTCACGGACCTCTTCGCCCTGGAGAGCGTGCGCCTGGCGCGCTCCTCCCTGGGGCTGGCCGTGCGCGAACCGCACAACATGGAAGCCCGGGGCCAGATGTGCCTGGCCAGCCTCGACGCAGGGCTGGCCTTCTCCAACGCCATCCTGGGCGCGGTGCACAGCATGGCCCACAGCCTGGGCGGCAGCCTGGACCTGCCCCACGGCGAATGCAACGCCATCCTGCTGGGCCCCGTGATCGCCTTCAACTTCCCCAGCGCCCCCCAGCGCTACCGCGAAGTGGCCAGAGCCATGGGCTGCGTGGTGGACGGGCAGCCGGACTCCCGCGTGCTGGCCGCGCTCCTGGATTCCATACGCCTGCTGCGCTCGCAGACGGGACTCACGCGGAATCTTGCCGACCTTGGCGTCACCCGCGCCGACATCCCACGGCTCGCGTCCATGGCCATGAAGGACCCCTGCCTGCTCACCAATCCGCGCGTGCCCGTGCAGGCCGACATCGAGGCCATCTATGAAGCCGCCCTCTGA
- a CDS encoding glycosyltransferase family 9 protein — protein MNTLVVNLTRFGDLLQTQPVVCGLAARGERVGLVCLENFVQATALLSDLSHASGIPGARFLADLDRSWPHALAGCLDYADKVRREFAPDRVINLTPSLPARLLARALSGGAVQGFGLDDFGFGAYSTPWAAFLEATSRHRGSSPFNLVDLFRKAAHLDDDRPSFRLKDPEPAALEALRALLAELGAPPGASPVGLQLGASAAMRQWPVESFASLARHLLDRHGLFPVLLGSGGEQALAEAFAASGVPHASLVGRTGLAELAAAVRLMRLVVSNDTGTMHLAAGLGVPVLAVFLATAQPWDTGPYLPGACCVEPDMECHPCPFGHQCPIGWACREKVRPEVLAACVDGWMERGVWPELPGRGVRLWESVVQPDGFMGLRSLSGHGSGERAVWIGVQRLAWRRFLDGLPPAFEGHEADALTEEFRAGLRTTLEQASALLELLAQQARVLLAAPRPALRAKFMTTWQRLHALFSADQRLCALAHLWLHLSQDEGQDIARFAAFADSVSQLVRALRDLLASRP, from the coding sequence ATGAACACTTTGGTCGTGAACCTCACCCGCTTCGGAGATCTTCTCCAGACGCAGCCCGTGGTCTGCGGTCTCGCGGCGCGTGGCGAGCGCGTGGGCCTGGTCTGCCTTGAAAATTTCGTCCAGGCCACGGCCTTGCTGAGCGACCTCTCCCACGCCTCGGGCATCCCCGGGGCTCGTTTCCTGGCCGATCTCGACCGCTCCTGGCCCCACGCCCTGGCCGGTTGCCTGGACTACGCCGACAAGGTCCGACGCGAGTTCGCTCCCGACCGGGTGATCAACCTCACGCCCTCGCTCCCGGCGCGGCTTCTGGCGCGCGCCCTGTCGGGCGGGGCCGTGCAGGGGTTCGGCCTGGACGACTTCGGCTTCGGGGCCTACTCGACGCCCTGGGCCGCCTTTCTGGAGGCCACTTCGCGGCACAGGGGGTCGAGCCCCTTCAACCTTGTGGACCTGTTCCGCAAGGCCGCCCACCTGGACGACGACAGGCCTTCCTTCCGCCTCAAGGACCCGGAGCCCGCCGCCCTGGAGGCGTTGCGCGCCCTGCTGGCGGAACTGGGAGCGCCCCCCGGCGCCTCGCCGGTGGGGCTCCAGCTGGGAGCCAGCGCGGCCATGCGCCAATGGCCGGTGGAGTCTTTCGCAAGCCTGGCGCGTCACCTCCTGGACCGCCACGGCCTCTTCCCCGTGCTCCTCGGCTCGGGGGGCGAACAGGCCCTGGCGGAGGCGTTCGCCGCCTCCGGCGTGCCCCACGCAAGCCTCGTGGGCCGCACGGGGCTCGCGGAACTGGCAGCCGCCGTGCGGCTCATGCGTCTGGTGGTCTCCAACGACACGGGCACCATGCACCTGGCGGCAGGCCTGGGCGTCCCGGTGCTGGCGGTGTTCCTGGCCACGGCCCAACCCTGGGACACGGGGCCCTATCTGCCAGGGGCCTGCTGCGTGGAGCCCGACATGGAGTGCCATCCCTGCCCCTTCGGCCACCAGTGCCCCATCGGCTGGGCCTGCCGGGAGAAGGTGCGCCCCGAGGTGCTGGCGGCCTGCGTGGACGGCTGGATGGAGCGGGGCGTCTGGCCCGAACTGCCCGGCCGCGGCGTGCGCCTCTGGGAAAGCGTGGTCCAGCCCGACGGCTTCATGGGCCTGCGTTCGCTTTCGGGGCATGGTTCGGGGGAGCGCGCCGTGTGGATCGGCGTGCAGCGCCTGGCCTGGCGGCGGTTTCTTGACGGCCTGCCCCCTGCTTTCGAGGGGCACGAAGCCGACGCTCTGACGGAGGAGTTCCGCGCTGGCCTGCGGACCACGCTGGAGCAGGCCTCCGCGCTGCTGGAGCTGCTGGCGCAGCAGGCCCGTGTGCTCCTGGCCGCGCCCAGGCCGGCCCTGCGCGCCAAGTTCATGACCACGTGGCAGCGCCTGCACGCTCTTTTCTCCGCCGATCAACGCCTGTGCGCCCTGGCGCACCTCTGGCTCCACCTCTCCCAGGACGAGGGCCAGGACATCGCCCGCTTCGCTGCCTTCGCCGATTCCGTGTCGCAACTGGTCCGCGCCCTGCGAGACCTGCTCGCATCCCGGCCCTGA
- a CDS encoding malic enzyme-like NAD(P)-binding protein — protein MALFTKEEALRYHSTARKGKLEVVPCKPFRNQKDLSMAYSPGVAEACREIHADPSKIFDYTNRGNNVAVVSNGTAVLGLGNIGPKAGKPVMEGKGFLFKIFADIDVYDLNINAPTVEQVVAFCKMLEPSVGGINLEDIKAPECFDIEQTLIEALEIPVFHDDQHGTAIVSAAGLLNACMITGKKIEDLRVVVSGAGAAAIACTKLYVAMGVDPANVAMFDTRGHINKSRTGLHATKAFFGDVQKTEYASLGDAMKGADVFLGLSVKGAVTPDMVKGMGKDPVIFAMANPDPEISYPDAKAARPDAIMGTGRSDFPNQVNNVSGFPFIFRGALDAGSRKINEEMKMAAAKAIAELAREPVPSEICDMYGVKELKLGLDYIMPKALDFRLLEWEAPAVAKAALDTGVATIKLDLEQYKLDLRKRMDDAHTRMKSFLTTYDLSEIG, from the coding sequence ATGGCCCTGTTCACCAAAGAGGAAGCCCTGCGCTACCATTCCACCGCGCGGAAGGGCAAGCTTGAAGTGGTTCCCTGCAAACCGTTCCGCAACCAGAAAGACCTCTCCATGGCCTATTCCCCGGGCGTGGCCGAGGCCTGCCGCGAAATCCACGCCGACCCCTCCAAAATTTTCGACTACACCAACCGCGGCAACAACGTCGCCGTGGTCTCCAACGGCACGGCCGTGCTGGGCCTGGGCAACATCGGCCCCAAGGCCGGCAAGCCGGTCATGGAGGGCAAGGGCTTCCTCTTCAAGATTTTCGCGGACATCGACGTCTACGACCTGAACATCAACGCCCCCACCGTCGAACAGGTGGTCGCCTTCTGCAAGATGCTCGAACCCTCCGTTGGCGGCATCAACCTGGAAGACATCAAGGCCCCCGAGTGCTTCGACATCGAGCAGACGCTCATCGAGGCCCTTGAGATCCCCGTCTTCCACGACGACCAGCACGGCACCGCCATCGTCTCCGCCGCGGGCCTGCTCAACGCCTGCATGATCACCGGCAAGAAGATCGAAGACCTGCGCGTGGTGGTCTCCGGCGCGGGCGCGGCCGCCATCGCCTGCACCAAGCTCTACGTGGCCATGGGCGTCGACCCCGCCAACGTGGCCATGTTCGACACCCGGGGCCACATCAACAAGAGCCGCACCGGCCTGCACGCCACCAAGGCCTTCTTCGGCGACGTGCAGAAGACCGAATACGCCAGCCTGGGCGACGCCATGAAGGGCGCCGACGTGTTCCTGGGCCTCTCGGTGAAGGGCGCGGTCACCCCGGACATGGTCAAGGGCATGGGCAAAGACCCCGTGATCTTCGCCATGGCCAACCCCGACCCCGAAATCTCCTACCCCGACGCCAAGGCCGCCCGCCCCGACGCCATCATGGGCACCGGCCGCTCGGACTTCCCCAACCAGGTGAACAACGTCTCCGGCTTCCCCTTCATCTTCCGCGGCGCCCTGGACGCCGGATCGCGCAAGATCAACGAAGAAATGAAGATGGCCGCCGCCAAGGCCATCGCCGAACTGGCCAGGGAGCCGGTGCCCTCCGAAATCTGCGACATGTACGGCGTGAAGGAGCTCAAGCTGGGCCTGGACTACATCATGCCCAAGGCCCTGGACTTCCGCCTGCTCGAATGGGAAGCCCCCGCCGTGGCCAAGGCCGCCTTGGACACCGGCGTGGCCACCATCAAGCTCGACCTCGAACAGTACAAGCTGGACCTGCGCAAGCGCATGGACGACGCCCACACCCGCATGAAGTCGTTCCTCACCACCTACGACCTCAGCGAGATCGGCTAG
- a CDS encoding glycoside hydrolase family 3 protein yields the protein MTPRHLAALLSVTVLLLLAPILSLAQPEPSPASLSLEEKIGQMLMVAFKGPAVSPEIREMIAKRHIGGVILYSSWGNVENLRQVAALTAALQAEAAATPSGVGLFVGVDHEGGPVMRLREGVTVFPSQMAVAATGNREHARAMARVSASELAVLGVNMTFSPVADVNSNPDNPIINIRSFGSDPNVASRLAAAMTEEFVRARMLCTPKHFPGHGDTGVDSHMGLPVSEHDRNRLERVDFPPFRAAIQAKAPAVMTAHVAVPVLDPSGLPSTLSSRVLEGTLRKELRFEGLVITDSLGMGALSKGVGTVRAAVLAAKAGADVLLFGADIGHEPPEQAEAYEALLAAARSGELPMARIDQAVERILAAKKAYGILQAKAVPDRAALIPYRVGIPDNIQAALAAAQDSITLRHDRTKLLPFRRGERILVVWPERTAFDPVASLTLPEGAQLLRTPREPSAQDLQNAVEAALKADKVAVFTYDAIRNPAQRNLVNTLLSMKPQSLIHVALGGPYDLALFPQAPAGVATYGDVPVSLEALSKALAGSIPLTGRLPVRLP from the coding sequence ATGACGCCCCGACACCTCGCCGCCCTGCTTTCCGTCACGGTCTTACTGCTGCTTGCCCCCATCCTGTCCTTGGCCCAGCCCGAGCCCTCCCCGGCCTCCCTGTCCCTGGAGGAAAAGATCGGCCAGATGCTCATGGTGGCCTTCAAGGGCCCGGCGGTTTCCCCCGAGATCCGCGAGATGATCGCCAAACGGCACATCGGCGGCGTGATCCTCTATTCCTCCTGGGGCAACGTGGAAAACCTCCGCCAGGTGGCCGCCCTCACGGCGGCGCTCCAGGCCGAGGCCGCCGCCACGCCCTCTGGGGTGGGGCTCTTCGTGGGCGTGGACCACGAGGGCGGCCCGGTGATGCGCCTGCGCGAGGGCGTTACGGTGTTCCCCAGCCAGATGGCCGTGGCCGCCACGGGCAACCGCGAGCACGCCCGGGCCATGGCCCGCGTGAGCGCCTCCGAACTGGCCGTGCTGGGCGTGAACATGACCTTTTCCCCCGTGGCCGACGTGAACTCCAACCCCGACAACCCCATCATCAACATCCGTTCCTTCGGCTCCGACCCCAACGTGGCCTCGCGCCTCGCCGCCGCCATGACCGAGGAGTTCGTGCGCGCCCGCATGCTCTGCACGCCCAAACACTTCCCCGGACACGGCGACACCGGCGTGGACTCCCACATGGGGCTGCCCGTCTCCGAGCACGACCGCAACCGCCTGGAGCGCGTGGACTTTCCTCCCTTCCGGGCCGCCATCCAGGCCAAGGCACCCGCCGTGATGACCGCCCACGTGGCCGTGCCCGTGCTGGATCCTTCGGGACTGCCCTCCACGCTCTCCTCCCGGGTGCTGGAGGGGACCCTGCGCAAGGAGTTGCGCTTCGAGGGGCTGGTGATCACCGATTCCCTGGGCATGGGCGCGCTCTCCAAAGGGGTCGGCACGGTGCGCGCGGCGGTGCTGGCGGCCAAGGCCGGGGCGGACGTGCTGCTCTTCGGGGCCGACATCGGACACGAGCCCCCCGAGCAGGCCGAGGCCTACGAAGCCCTGCTCGCGGCCGCGCGCTCCGGCGAACTGCCCATGGCCCGCATCGACCAGGCCGTGGAGCGCATCCTGGCCGCCAAGAAAGCCTACGGCATCCTCCAGGCCAAGGCCGTGCCGGACCGGGCCGCCCTCATCCCCTATCGCGTGGGAATCCCCGACAACATCCAGGCCGCCCTTGCCGCCGCCCAGGACAGCATCACCCTGCGCCACGACCGCACCAAGCTCCTGCCCTTCCGCCGGGGGGAACGCATCCTGGTGGTCTGGCCCGAACGCACCGCTTTCGATCCCGTGGCCAGCCTGACCCTGCCCGAGGGCGCGCAGCTTCTGCGCACCCCGCGCGAGCCATCGGCCCAGGACCTCCAGAACGCCGTGGAAGCCGCCCTCAAGGCGGACAAGGTGGCCGTGTTCACTTACGACGCCATCCGCAACCCGGCCCAGCGCAACCTGGTGAACACCCTGCTCTCCATGAAGCCGCAGTCGCTGATCCATGTGGCCCTGGGCGGCCCCTACGACCTGGCCCTCTTCCCCCAGGCCCCGGCCGGCGTGGCCACCTACGGCGACGTGCCCGTCTCCCTGGAAGCCCTCTCCAAGGCCCTGGCCGGGAGCATCCCCCTCACTGGCAGGCTCCCCGTGCGCCTGCCTTGA
- a CDS encoding MarR family winged helix-turn-helix transcriptional regulator — MAFECCRADRSEPRMLGLLIYEVAKAWRNQLDERLKPMGLSTAMWTVVWNLAMAAQPMTQKALADAMSMEASSMVRLLDRLEEGGWVRRESVVGDRRSKHVTLTDKVLPVVERFEQIAREFSELMLQGLPEERLRQCSAVLMTLKGRLDALALA; from the coding sequence ATGGCTTTTGAGTGCTGCCGCGCCGACCGGAGCGAGCCGCGCATGCTGGGCCTGCTGATCTATGAAGTGGCCAAGGCCTGGCGCAACCAGCTCGACGAGCGGCTCAAGCCCATGGGGCTCTCCACCGCCATGTGGACCGTGGTCTGGAACCTGGCCATGGCAGCTCAGCCCATGACCCAGAAGGCCCTGGCCGACGCCATGTCCATGGAGGCTTCCTCGATGGTGCGGCTGTTGGACCGCCTGGAGGAGGGCGGCTGGGTGCGGCGCGAGTCGGTCGTGGGCGACAGGCGAAGCAAGCACGTGACCCTCACCGACAAGGTGCTGCCCGTGGTGGAGCGCTTCGAACAGATCGCCCGTGAGTTCAGCGAGTTGATGCTCCAGGGATTGCCCGAGGAGCGCCTGCGCCAGTGCAGCGCCGTGCTCATGACCCTGAAGGGCCGCCTGGACGCCCTGGCCCTGGCCTAG
- a CDS encoding efflux RND transporter permease subunit has protein sequence MISRFFLNRPVFSTVISLIIVLAGLVAMRVLPVAQYPEIVPPEVRVQTAYPGASPEVISQTVAAPLEQQINGVENMLYMRSTSAGDGSVSISVVFAVGVNPDQATINVNNRVQAAQPFLPEDVRRQGVTVSKKTSNMLMVLSMDSPDGRYDTIFVSNYALVNVIDELKRVQGVGDAVIFGAKDYSMRIWLRPDRLAQLKLTPGDIATAIREQNSQFAAGRIGEEPQVSQVDINYMVTTQGRLTTVEEFEGIILRADPDGSTLRLGDVARVELGARDYAFVGKRMGNPTVPLGIFLASGANALDTADRVKAKLEELSKRFPEGVSYAIPYDTTAFVRVSIHEVVKTLGEAMVLVFLVVYLFLQRFRATLIPCLAVPVSIVGTFAGMYALGFTINTLTLFGMVLSIGIVVDDAIVVLENVERIMRTQHLRAREATAKAMEEVTGPVIAIVLVLCAVFVPVAFLGGLTGEMYKQFAITIAVSVVISGLVALTLTPSLCALLLRDHKEPRGFFKVFNRWFERLTDLYGGGVAFLLKRTLLAVALFGVLGAATLWLFRTVPTGLLPDEDQGFILAVNILPDGAALHHTLAMSGALDSMTLQDPIVKSVITFSGYDFLTGATRSNYSTSFVTLKPWEERTKPGEGSKDLVGRTFGRGMALPRGLTLAFNPAPIQGMSNTGGFEVYIQSRGEGSLKDLSAVIDKVIAAGAKHPELGRLSTTFGANVPQMRVNLDRNKAKALGVPVNAVFEAMQSTFGAYYVNDFNKFGRTFRVMLQSEAEYRDRPEDLRDVFVRSTKGEMIPLTALVDVELSSGPEVVERFNVFPAAKIMGGPAPGYSSGQALAAMEALAAEVLPEGYTLAWTGTAYQEKATGGTSTMVFLLAILMVFLILAAQYERWSLPLAVVLAVPFAMFGAILATFGRGLMNDLYFQVALVTLIGLAAKNAILIVEFASARLKQGMSVYEAALEASKLRFRPIIMTSLAFVLGCLPLAISTGAGASSRHAIGTGVVGGMLAATFIAPFFIPVFFKIIMNAAARIRGLRGQDRREDDGHGF, from the coding sequence GTGATCTCGCGTTTCTTCCTGAACAGGCCCGTGTTCTCCACGGTGATCTCGCTGATCATCGTGCTGGCCGGGCTGGTGGCCATGCGCGTGCTGCCCGTGGCCCAGTATCCGGAGATCGTGCCGCCCGAGGTGCGCGTGCAGACCGCCTACCCGGGCGCGAGCCCCGAGGTGATCTCCCAGACAGTGGCCGCGCCCCTGGAGCAGCAGATCAACGGCGTGGAGAACATGCTCTACATGCGCTCCACCAGCGCCGGCGACGGCTCCGTGAGCATCTCCGTGGTCTTTGCCGTGGGCGTGAACCCGGACCAGGCCACCATCAACGTGAACAACCGCGTCCAGGCCGCGCAGCCCTTCCTGCCCGAGGACGTGCGCCGCCAAGGCGTCACCGTGAGCAAGAAGACCTCCAACATGCTCATGGTGCTCTCCATGGACTCGCCCGACGGACGCTACGACACCATCTTCGTGAGCAACTACGCGCTGGTGAACGTCATCGACGAGCTCAAGCGCGTCCAGGGCGTGGGCGACGCCGTCATCTTCGGCGCGAAAGACTACTCCATGCGCATCTGGCTGCGCCCGGATCGCCTGGCCCAGCTCAAGCTCACCCCCGGCGACATCGCCACGGCCATCCGGGAGCAGAACTCCCAGTTCGCGGCCGGGCGCATCGGCGAGGAACCTCAGGTGAGCCAGGTGGACATCAACTACATGGTCACCACCCAGGGCCGCCTGACCACCGTGGAGGAGTTCGAGGGGATCATCCTGCGCGCCGACCCCGACGGCTCCACCCTGCGCCTGGGCGACGTGGCCCGCGTGGAGCTGGGCGCCAGGGACTACGCCTTCGTGGGCAAGCGCATGGGCAACCCCACGGTGCCCCTGGGCATCTTCCTGGCCTCCGGGGCCAACGCCCTGGACACCGCCGACCGCGTGAAGGCCAAACTGGAAGAGCTCTCCAAGCGCTTCCCCGAGGGCGTGAGCTACGCCATCCCCTACGACACCACGGCCTTCGTGCGCGTCTCCATCCACGAGGTGGTCAAGACCCTGGGCGAGGCCATGGTCCTGGTGTTCCTGGTGGTCTACCTCTTCCTGCAGCGCTTCCGGGCCACGCTCATCCCGTGCCTGGCCGTGCCGGTGTCCATCGTGGGCACGTTCGCGGGCATGTACGCCCTGGGCTTCACTATCAACACGCTCACGCTCTTCGGCATGGTGCTCTCCATCGGCATCGTGGTGGACGACGCCATCGTGGTGCTGGAGAACGTGGAGCGCATCATGCGCACGCAGCATTTGCGGGCGCGCGAGGCCACGGCCAAGGCCATGGAGGAGGTGACGGGGCCCGTCATCGCCATCGTGCTGGTGCTCTGCGCCGTGTTCGTGCCGGTGGCCTTCCTGGGCGGGCTCACGGGCGAGATGTACAAGCAGTTCGCCATCACCATCGCGGTGTCGGTGGTCATCTCCGGCCTGGTGGCGCTTACGCTCACGCCGAGCCTCTGCGCGCTGCTCCTGCGCGACCACAAGGAGCCGCGCGGCTTCTTCAAGGTCTTCAACCGCTGGTTCGAGCGCCTCACGGATCTCTACGGCGGGGGCGTGGCCTTTCTGCTCAAGCGCACGCTTTTGGCAGTGGCCCTTTTCGGCGTGCTGGGCGCGGCCACGCTCTGGCTCTTCCGCACCGTGCCCACGGGCCTGCTCCCCGACGAAGACCAGGGCTTCATCCTGGCCGTGAACATCCTCCCAGACGGCGCGGCCCTGCACCACACTCTGGCCATGTCCGGGGCCCTGGACTCCATGACCCTCCAGGACCCCATCGTGAAGTCCGTGATCACCTTCTCGGGGTACGACTTCCTCACCGGGGCCACGCGCTCCAACTACAGCACGTCCTTCGTCACGCTCAAGCCGTGGGAGGAACGCACCAAGCCCGGCGAGGGCTCCAAGGACCTGGTGGGACGCACCTTCGGCCGGGGCATGGCCCTGCCGCGCGGACTCACCCTGGCCTTCAACCCCGCGCCCATCCAGGGCATGAGCAACACCGGCGGCTTCGAGGTGTACATCCAGAGCCGGGGCGAGGGCAGCCTCAAGGATCTCTCGGCCGTGATCGACAAGGTGATCGCCGCCGGGGCCAAGCATCCTGAACTGGGCAGGCTCTCCACCACCTTCGGGGCCAACGTGCCCCAGATGCGCGTGAACCTGGACCGCAACAAGGCCAAGGCCCTGGGCGTGCCCGTCAACGCGGTGTTCGAGGCCATGCAGTCCACCTTCGGGGCCTACTACGTCAACGACTTCAACAAGTTCGGACGCACCTTCCGGGTGATGCTCCAGAGCGAGGCCGAATACCGCGACCGCCCCGAGGATCTTCGCGACGTGTTCGTGCGCTCCACCAAGGGCGAAATGATCCCCCTCACCGCCCTGGTGGACGTGGAACTCTCCAGCGGCCCCGAGGTGGTGGAGCGCTTCAACGTGTTCCCGGCGGCCAAGATCATGGGCGGCCCGGCCCCTGGCTACAGCTCGGGCCAGGCCCTGGCGGCCATGGAAGCCCTGGCGGCGGAAGTGCTCCCTGAGGGCTACACCCTGGCCTGGACCGGCACGGCCTACCAGGAGAAGGCCACGGGCGGCACGTCCACCATGGTGTTCCTGCTGGCCATCCTCATGGTCTTCCTGATCCTGGCGGCGCAGTACGAGAGGTGGTCTCTGCCTCTGGCGGTGGTGCTGGCGGTGCCTTTCGCCATGTTCGGGGCCATCCTGGCCACGTTCGGGCGCGGACTCATGAACGACCTCTACTTCCAGGTGGCCCTGGTCACGCTCATCGGCCTGGCGGCCAAGAACGCGATCCTCATTGTGGAGTTCGCCTCTGCGCGGCTCAAACAGGGCATGAGCGTGTACGAGGCGGCCCTGGAGGCCTCCAAGCTGCGCTTCCGGCCCATCATCATGACCTCCCTGGCCTTCGTGCTGGGCTGTCTGCCCCTGGCCATCAGCACGGGCGCGGGCGCTTCGAGCCGCCACGCCATCGGCACGGGCGTGGTGGGCGGGATGCTGGCGGCCACGTTCATCGCCCCGTTCTTCATCCCGGTGTTCTTCAAGATCATCATGAACGCCGCGGCCAGGATACGGGGCCTGCGGGGGCAGGACCGCCGGGAGGACGACGGCCATGGCTTTTGA
- a CDS encoding efflux RND transporter periplasmic adaptor subunit: MDVRRMKSLHGAACAALLAALVALSGCSKESSGQAPAGGMPAPMVVAETVKREDIPLNFEYMGQTSGSREVQVRARVGGILLKRSYEEGSRVRQGDVMFEIDPAPFQAALDQARGALGQSEARLAKAKREMERMQNLFKGDVVSQKDRDDAVTEHQTATAEVEAARAKVREATINLGYTKVTAPISGITSKETRSEGSLIVAGAETSLLTTITRLDPLYVHFSLPGADYTRVRKLRAENKLAFDKGDFDISIMLPDGKVYAQPGKINFTDTIMDASTGVVKVRAEFPNPEAEVLPGQYVRVRLTGARLAGALAIPQAAVLQTQMGALVWTLDASDVVQPRPVVLGEQVGNRYLVEQGLEGGERIITEGVIKVRPGAKVNVRPEGASSGAPGGAPGQQAPKAEGGK, encoded by the coding sequence ATGGACGTACGCAGGATGAAATCCCTTCACGGCGCCGCCTGCGCGGCGCTTCTGGCAGCGCTCGTGGCGCTGTCAGGCTGTTCCAAGGAGTCGTCGGGCCAGGCCCCGGCAGGCGGCATGCCCGCTCCCATGGTGGTTGCGGAAACCGTCAAGCGTGAGGACATTCCGCTCAATTTCGAATACATGGGCCAGACTTCGGGTTCCCGCGAGGTTCAGGTGCGCGCCCGCGTGGGCGGCATCCTGCTCAAGCGCTCCTACGAGGAAGGCAGCCGCGTGCGCCAGGGCGACGTGATGTTCGAGATCGACCCCGCCCCCTTCCAGGCCGCCCTGGACCAGGCCCGGGGCGCGCTCGGCCAGTCCGAGGCGCGCCTTGCCAAGGCCAAGCGCGAAATGGAGCGCATGCAGAACCTCTTCAAGGGCGACGTGGTGAGCCAGAAGGACCGCGACGACGCCGTGACGGAACACCAGACCGCCACGGCCGAGGTCGAGGCCGCCCGCGCCAAGGTGCGCGAGGCCACCATCAACCTGGGCTACACCAAGGTGACGGCCCCCATCTCCGGCATCACCAGCAAGGAGACGCGCTCCGAGGGCAGCCTGATCGTGGCGGGCGCGGAAACGAGCCTGCTCACCACCATCACCCGGCTCGATCCCCTCTACGTGCACTTCTCCCTGCCCGGGGCCGACTACACCCGCGTGCGCAAGCTGCGCGCCGAGAACAAACTCGCCTTCGACAAGGGCGACTTCGACATCTCCATCATGCTGCCAGACGGCAAGGTCTACGCACAGCCCGGCAAGATCAACTTCACCGACACCATCATGGACGCCAGCACCGGCGTGGTGAAGGTGCGCGCCGAGTTCCCCAACCCCGAGGCCGAGGTGCTGCCCGGCCAGTACGTGCGCGTGCGCCTCACCGGGGCCAGGCTGGCGGGCGCGCTGGCCATCCCCCAGGCCGCCGTTCTTCAGACCCAGATGGGGGCGCTCGTGTGGACGCTGGACGCCTCCGACGTGGTGCAGCCGCGCCCCGTGGTCCTGGGCGAGCAGGTGGGCAACCGCTACCTGGTTGAGCAGGGGCTTGAGGGCGGCGAACGCATCATCACCGAAGGCGTGATCAAGGTGCGCCCCGGTGCGAAGGTGAACGTTCGCCCCGAGGGCGCTTCTTCAGGAGCCCCCGGCGGAGCCCCCGGGCAGCAGGCCCCCAAGGCGGAGGGCGGCAAGTGA